The DNA window CAAACCCAGCAAAACTCGAACTCCCTCTGTACTCTGACAAAGTACCGGCGGGATTCCCCAGCCCAGCAGCAGACTACGTTAGCGCTCGCATAGACCTTAACGAGTACTGCATCAGCCATCCAAACGCGACTTATTTTCTTTACGCTACTGGTGATTCAATGCTCGAAGCAGGCATCACAGAGGGCTCAATGCTCGTTGTGGATCGCAGTATCAACCCAGCGCATGGAGATATCGTTATTGCGAGTATTGCGGGAGAGTTCACAGTGAAACGTTTGTGCTTACACCCCTGTGCTCAGCTTGAACCCATGAACCCCAAATATGATCCGATCGTTCTGCAGGATGGCGGTGATGACCTTGAAGTTGTCGGCGTCGTCGTGTCATCAATAACGAG is part of the Serratia quinivorans genome and encodes:
- the umuD_1 gene encoding DNA polymerase V subunit UmuD: MLVVDRSINPAHGDIVIASIAGEFTVKRLCLHPCAQLEPMNPKYDPIVLQDGGDDLEVVGVVVSSITRLK